The following are encoded in a window of Algiphilus aromaticivorans DG1253 genomic DNA:
- a CDS encoding DUF1272 domain-containing protein — protein sequence MLKMKRTCQRCETALGWRDATRICSFECTFCPDCAAAMDQVCPNCAGQLVPRPTRERAPLPVAAGLIRRRLGLGGHKAQR from the coding sequence ATGCTCAAGATGAAACGCACCTGCCAGCGCTGCGAAACCGCCCTGGGCTGGCGCGACGCCACCCGCATCTGCTCCTTCGAGTGCACCTTCTGCCCCGACTGCGCGGCCGCCATGGACCAAGTCTGCCCGAACTGCGCCGGGCAGCTCGTGCCCCGCCCGACGCGCGAGCGCGCGCCGCTGCCCGTGGCCGCCGGCCTCATCCGCCGCCGCCTCGGTCTCGGCGGCCACAAGGCGCAGCGCTGA
- a CDS encoding alpha/beta hydrolase family protein, with protein MPDDTRAQRVDGPRLLRFPTCDHATGKVLVLPALGVPARFYAQLAEQLAARGLEIAVLELRGTGDSPLRASRRCDFGFAELLDEDIPAALHSLGCARDGQPVWLLGHSLGGHLAAITAGRMPEDIDGLMLVACGSPWRNAYHGATRRRIDALCALIPVCNALLGYFPGDRIGFGGRQPRRLMRDWRALALTGRYSAEGIDEDLDAGLAHYAGSVLSLRMAEDTFAPESAVRAVTGKLTSAVLESAVIDAAELGQPADHFRWAKQPEVITHRVADWCTRATQGTAT; from the coding sequence ATGCCTGACGACACCCGCGCACAACGCGTCGACGGGCCGCGCCTGCTACGCTTCCCGACCTGCGATCACGCCACCGGCAAAGTGCTGGTGCTGCCCGCACTGGGCGTTCCGGCGCGCTTCTACGCACAACTCGCCGAGCAGCTTGCGGCGCGCGGTCTGGAGATTGCCGTGCTTGAGCTGCGCGGCACCGGCGACAGCCCGCTGCGCGCCTCGCGGCGCTGCGACTTCGGCTTCGCCGAGCTGCTCGACGAGGATATTCCGGCGGCCCTTCACAGCCTCGGCTGCGCGCGCGACGGGCAGCCCGTGTGGTTGCTCGGCCACAGTCTGGGCGGCCATCTCGCCGCCATCACGGCAGGGCGCATGCCGGAAGACATCGACGGCCTGATGCTGGTGGCCTGCGGCTCGCCGTGGCGCAACGCCTACCACGGCGCCACGCGCCGGCGGATCGACGCGCTGTGCGCGCTGATCCCGGTGTGCAATGCACTACTCGGCTACTTCCCCGGCGACCGCATCGGCTTCGGCGGGCGGCAGCCGCGGCGCCTCATGCGTGACTGGCGGGCGCTGGCGCTGACGGGGCGCTATAGCGCCGAGGGCATCGACGAGGATCTGGATGCCGGCCTCGCGCACTACGCCGGGTCGGTGCTCAGCCTGCGCATGGCCGAAGACACCTTCGCGCCCGAGTCGGCCGTTCGTGCTGTCACCGGCAAGCTCACCTCTGCCGTACTTGAGAGTGCGGTGATCGATGCTGCCGAGCTCGGCCAGCCCGCCGACCATTTTCGGTGGGCGAAGCAACCGGAAGTGATCACGCATCGCGTCGCGGACTGGTGCACCCGAGCCACTCAGGGAACCGCAACATGA
- a CDS encoding YciI family protein yields the protein MKYLCLVYAEEDKLHSQPDSPEDAECQAYADSLATKGQLLDGRPLESVTTAVTVRKRSGQVSVTDGPFAETKEQLTGFYLVEAADLDEAIAIAGDIPPGRVGSIEVRPVRELQVS from the coding sequence ATGAAATACCTCTGTCTGGTCTACGCCGAAGAGGACAAGCTGCACAGTCAGCCGGACAGCCCCGAGGACGCCGAGTGCCAGGCCTATGCCGATAGCCTGGCGACCAAGGGGCAGCTGCTCGACGGTCGGCCGCTGGAGTCCGTGACCACGGCCGTGACGGTTCGCAAGCGTAGCGGTCAGGTTTCGGTCACCGACGGTCCCTTCGCGGAAACCAAGGAGCAGCTCACCGGCTTCTACCTGGTCGAGGCCGCCGATCTCGACGAGGCCATCGCCATCGCCGGGGATATTCCGCCGGGGCGCGTGGGCAGCATCGAGGTACGGCCGGTGCGCGAGCTGCAGGTGTCCTGA
- the rsmB gene encoding 16S rRNA (cytosine(967)-C(5))-methyltransferase RsmB, which produces MKGDNAGRFNRTPGAPLRASAARVLHAVTGQGKSLDDALAFAEARNRFDARDSALLAAIVYGTLRNWRRLGVQAEAMMTRPLHEAPMVDALLRAGLFQMLDMRVPDHAVVSATAGAAQLLDAEWAAPLINALLRRAQREPEGLIVPEDAAVQHSWPDWLAARLRADWGEAAEALMASGNAQAPMTLRVNRRRMAASDYRARLQRTGQEARLLEGVPEALVLEQACEVEALPGFARGSVSVQDASAQLAAGLLDVHPGQRVLDACSAPGGKAAHILERCPDAELVALDSDRRRIRTVDATLQRVGLKATLAAADATDTARWWEGEPFDRILIDAPCSGTGVARRHPDIKWLRRESDITALAATQRALLDALWPLLAPGGRLVFATCSLLRAEGSELVRAFAEAQSVEDVTPDLPVGEREPVGWRIPAGGDWDGFYYAVLEHSPS; this is translated from the coding sequence ATGAAGGGTGATAACGCTGGGCGCTTCAACAGGACACCGGGCGCGCCGTTGCGCGCGTCGGCCGCGCGCGTGCTGCACGCCGTCACCGGCCAGGGCAAGAGCCTCGACGATGCGCTGGCCTTCGCCGAGGCGCGCAACCGTTTCGACGCGCGCGACAGCGCGCTGCTGGCCGCCATCGTCTACGGGACACTGCGCAACTGGCGTCGCCTCGGCGTGCAGGCCGAGGCGATGATGACGCGTCCGCTGCACGAAGCGCCGATGGTCGATGCGCTGCTGCGCGCTGGTCTCTTTCAGATGCTGGACATGCGCGTGCCCGACCACGCCGTGGTCTCGGCCACGGCCGGGGCGGCGCAGTTGCTCGACGCCGAATGGGCGGCGCCGCTGATCAATGCGCTGCTGCGCCGTGCCCAGCGTGAGCCCGAGGGCCTGATTGTGCCCGAGGATGCGGCCGTGCAGCACTCCTGGCCGGACTGGCTGGCGGCGCGGCTGCGCGCCGACTGGGGCGAGGCCGCCGAGGCTCTGATGGCCTCGGGCAACGCGCAGGCGCCGATGACGCTGCGCGTCAACCGGCGGCGCATGGCCGCCTCGGATTATCGTGCGCGTTTGCAGCGAACGGGACAGGAGGCTCGGCTGCTGGAGGGCGTGCCGGAAGCGCTGGTGCTGGAGCAAGCCTGTGAGGTGGAGGCGCTACCCGGCTTCGCGCGCGGCAGCGTTTCGGTGCAGGACGCCAGCGCGCAGCTCGCCGCCGGCCTGCTCGATGTGCATCCCGGCCAGCGCGTGCTGGATGCCTGCAGCGCACCGGGCGGCAAGGCGGCACATATCCTGGAGCGCTGCCCGGACGCCGAACTGGTCGCGCTGGACAGCGACCGCCGGCGCATCCGCACGGTGGACGCCACGCTGCAGCGCGTCGGCCTGAAGGCGACGCTGGCTGCTGCCGACGCCACTGATACCGCGCGCTGGTGGGAAGGCGAGCCCTTCGACCGGATCCTGATCGACGCGCCCTGCTCGGGCACGGGCGTGGCGCGGCGCCACCCCGACATCAAGTGGCTGCGACGAGAGAGCGACATCACGGCGCTGGCGGCCACGCAGCGCGCGCTGCTGGATGCGCTGTGGCCGCTGCTGGCACCGGGCGGGCGGCTGGTCTTCGCCACCTGCTCGTTGCTGCGCGCCGAAGGTTCGGAGCTCGTCCGCGCCTTCGCCGAAGCGCAGTCCGTCGAGGACGTCACGCCCGATCTGCCCGTGGGCGAGCGCGAGCCGGTGGGTTGGCGCATCCCGGCCGGCGGTGACTGGGACGGCTTCTACTACGCTGTACTGGAACACTCTCCGAGCTGA
- the def gene encoding peptide deformylase, with protein MALLEILHHPDPRLREMAQPVENFGADLQALIADMFETMYDAPGVGLAATQVGIPLRVAVMDCGGEGASEPMVMINPEIEFLDAPEVVDEGCLSVPEVADRVKRHPRVRLHAVDRDGKPYELEADGLLAQCIQHETDHLDGKLYIDHLSSLKRERLLKRQRKLRQSA; from the coding sequence ATGGCTCTGCTCGAAATACTGCACCATCCCGACCCTCGGTTGCGCGAAATGGCACAGCCGGTGGAGAACTTCGGCGCCGATCTGCAGGCGCTGATCGCCGATATGTTCGAAACCATGTACGACGCGCCGGGCGTCGGGCTGGCCGCCACCCAGGTGGGAATTCCGCTGCGTGTCGCGGTCATGGATTGCGGCGGCGAGGGGGCGAGCGAGCCCATGGTGATGATCAACCCGGAGATCGAGTTCCTCGATGCGCCCGAGGTCGTGGACGAGGGTTGCCTGTCCGTTCCCGAGGTGGCCGATCGCGTCAAGCGCCACCCACGCGTGCGGCTGCACGCCGTCGATCGCGATGGCAAACCCTACGAGCTGGAGGCCGATGGTCTGCTCGCGCAGTGCATTCAGCACGAGACCGATCACCTCGACGGCAAGCTCTACATCGATCATCTGTCGAGCCTCAAGCGCGAGCGGCTGCTCAAGCGTCAGCGCAAGCTGCGCCAGAGCGCCTGA
- a CDS encoding GFA family protein → MQKTYHGSCHCGAVRFAADLDLEAGSFRCNCSICSKARSWLAPLAADALRVLEGEEQLSVYQFGAHRIRHLFCPRCGVRPFGRAADPATGADMAVVNLACLDDVSDAELAATPIAYLNGRDDDFQSPPAETRYL, encoded by the coding sequence ATGCAGAAGACCTATCACGGCAGCTGCCATTGCGGCGCCGTCCGATTCGCTGCCGACCTCGATCTCGAGGCCGGTTCCTTTCGCTGCAACTGCTCGATCTGCAGCAAGGCGCGCAGCTGGCTCGCGCCGTTAGCAGCCGATGCCCTTCGTGTGCTGGAGGGCGAGGAGCAGCTCAGCGTTTACCAATTCGGCGCGCATCGCATTCGGCACCTGTTCTGCCCGCGCTGCGGTGTCCGGCCCTTCGGGCGGGCTGCGGATCCGGCCACCGGCGCCGATATGGCGGTGGTGAATCTGGCCTGCCTCGACGACGTCAGCGACGCCGAGCTGGCGGCGACGCCCATCGCCTATCTCAACGGGCGCGATGACGATTTCCAGTCGCCGCCGGCCGAGACCCGGTACCTCTAG
- a CDS encoding DUF899 domain-containing protein has protein sequence MSKKVEPSRVVSREVWLVERRRLLEEERALTHERDRLRERRQQLPWVRVDKEYRFEAPDGPCQLEDLFAGRSQLLIKHFMFGPGWREGCVGCSFEADHIVPAMTHLQHHDVAFAMVSRAPIAEIEAFRRRMGWPCAWVSSAGSDFNYDYHVSFTPEELAAGEGYYNYRREPIPVEELSGLSVFHRADDGAIFHTYSTYGRGGEEVLGSYMILDMMPKGRNETGPNCNLTDWVHHHDRYADDGYVDGTGRYRAAGAESCCAGE, from the coding sequence ATGAGCAAGAAGGTTGAACCGTCGCGCGTCGTTTCGCGCGAGGTCTGGCTGGTCGAGCGTCGCCGCCTGCTGGAAGAGGAGCGCGCCCTGACCCACGAGCGCGATCGCCTGCGCGAGCGCCGGCAGCAGCTGCCCTGGGTGCGCGTCGACAAGGAGTATCGCTTCGAGGCGCCGGACGGCCCGTGTCAGCTGGAGGATCTCTTCGCCGGGCGCAGCCAGCTGCTGATCAAGCACTTCATGTTCGGTCCGGGCTGGCGCGAGGGCTGCGTCGGCTGTTCCTTCGAGGCCGATCACATCGTGCCGGCGATGACGCATCTGCAGCATCACGATGTGGCCTTCGCGATGGTCTCGCGCGCCCCCATCGCGGAGATCGAGGCCTTCCGGCGACGCATGGGCTGGCCCTGTGCCTGGGTGTCCTCGGCCGGCAGCGACTTCAACTACGACTACCACGTCTCCTTCACGCCGGAGGAACTCGCCGCCGGCGAGGGCTACTACAACTATCGCCGCGAGCCGATTCCGGTCGAGGAGCTTTCCGGCTTGAGCGTCTTCCATCGTGCCGACGACGGCGCCATCTTCCATACCTATTCGACCTATGGGCGGGGCGGCGAGGAAGTGCTGGGCAGCTACATGATTCTGGACATGATGCCCAAGGGGCGGAATGAGACGGGTCCCAACTGCAACCTGACGGACTGGGTGCACCATCACGACCGCTACGCGGACGACGGCTATGTCGACGGCACCGGTCGCTATCGCGCCGCCGGCGCGGAAAGCTGCTGCGCTGGCGAATGA
- a CDS encoding VOC family protein yields MSQTITPFLMFSGDAEPAIRFYVAIFEDAEIRHITRYGPGEQGAEGSVQRADIRLAGRDFIAIDSPVTHAFGFTPALSLFVDFDSEAALDSAYQQLAEGGRELMPLDDYGFSRKFGWLDDRFGVSWQLNLA; encoded by the coding sequence GTGAGCCAGACGATCACCCCCTTTCTGATGTTCAGCGGCGATGCCGAACCAGCCATCCGCTTCTACGTCGCGATCTTCGAGGACGCCGAGATCCGCCACATCACCCGCTACGGCCCCGGCGAACAGGGCGCCGAGGGCAGCGTCCAGCGCGCCGACATCCGTCTGGCCGGCCGCGACTTCATCGCCATCGACTCACCGGTGACGCACGCCTTCGGTTTCACGCCCGCGCTGTCGCTATTCGTCGACTTCGACAGCGAGGCGGCGCTGGACAGCGCCTACCAACAGCTCGCCGAAGGCGGCCGCGAGCTGATGCCGCTGGACGACTACGGTTTCAGCCGCAAGTTCGGCTGGCTCGATGACCGCTTCGGCGTCTCCTGGCAGCTCAATCTGGCTTAG
- a CDS encoding VOC family protein, with amino-acid sequence MQLQKITPFIWFDGCAEEAAKFYVAVFPDAEILQVARYTEAGREQHGQVPGTAMTVDFTLAGQRFTALNGGPHFPLSPAISFVVHCEDQAEIDRYWTALSEGGDPAAQRCGWLADRFGLSWQIVPRQLPELMRDPARAERVMAAMMPMRKLDVAVLEQA; translated from the coding sequence ATGCAGTTGCAGAAGATCACGCCCTTCATCTGGTTCGACGGCTGCGCCGAGGAGGCGGCGAAGTTCTATGTCGCGGTCTTTCCCGATGCGGAGATTCTGCAGGTCGCGCGCTACACCGAGGCAGGCCGCGAGCAGCACGGCCAGGTGCCGGGAACGGCCATGACGGTGGATTTCACGCTGGCCGGGCAGCGCTTCACCGCGCTCAACGGCGGGCCGCATTTCCCGCTGAGCCCTGCCATCTCCTTCGTCGTGCACTGCGAGGATCAGGCAGAGATCGATCGCTACTGGACGGCGCTGAGCGAAGGCGGCGACCCGGCTGCGCAGCGATGCGGCTGGCTGGCCGACCGCTTCGGGCTGTCCTGGCAGATCGTGCCGCGGCAGCTGCCCGAGCTGATGCGCGACCCGGCGCGCGCCGAGCGCGTCATGGCCGCGATGATGCCGATGCGCAAGCTGGATGTTGCGGTGCTGGAGCAGGCCTGA
- a CDS encoding GGDEF domain-containing protein, producing MSAGGEVLGFLHLCCQHDPADYSEAEREARRRLGAELAERISINLANIRLRERLRGQSVRDPLTGLFNRRYLEETLQRELKRAERAGRAFALMVIDIDHFKTLNDTAGHALGDEVLRQIAVVLRENCRGSDVACRFGGDEFVVALFDITPEQVKGRAESIRDLAGRIRAPGPLRGDTLSISVGIALYPDDGSVEEELLGAADRALYRAKLAGRNCICVGGGEDPDARPRLKVLA from the coding sequence ATGAGCGCCGGCGGTGAGGTGCTGGGCTTCCTGCATCTGTGCTGCCAGCACGATCCCGCCGATTACAGCGAGGCTGAGCGCGAGGCGCGGCGCCGCCTGGGGGCGGAGCTTGCTGAGCGCATCAGTATCAATCTGGCAAATATCCGTCTGCGCGAGCGGCTGCGCGGCCAGTCCGTGCGCGACCCGCTGACCGGTCTCTTCAACAGGCGCTATCTGGAGGAAACGCTGCAGCGCGAGCTCAAGCGCGCCGAGCGCGCCGGGCGCGCCTTCGCGCTGATGGTCATCGATATCGATCACTTCAAGACGCTGAACGACACCGCCGGGCATGCCCTGGGCGATGAGGTGCTGCGGCAGATCGCTGTCGTGCTCCGCGAGAACTGTCGCGGCAGCGATGTCGCTTGCCGTTTCGGTGGCGACGAGTTCGTCGTCGCGCTCTTTGATATCACGCCCGAGCAGGTGAAGGGACGCGCCGAGTCGATTCGCGACTTGGCCGGCCGCATCCGCGCGCCCGGACCACTGCGGGGCGATACCCTGTCGATCTCGGTCGGTATCGCACTCTATCCCGACGACGGCAGTGTCGAGGAAGAGTTGCTGGGTGCAGCGGATCGCGCCCTTTACCGGGCGAAGCTCGCCGGCCGCAATTGCATCTGTGTCGGTGGTGGCGAAGACCCCGACGCGCGACCTCGGCTCAAGGTTCTGGCTTGA
- a CDS encoding Crp/Fnr family transcriptional regulator, with the protein MNTTTAQPTAAQLAAYLGQWVAVDEQVAAPLLRHLRPCRYERGEHFFQIGDTVDELVLLRDGLVRSYYLHDDREVNLRLLSAPAAAMPYNSYLTQTPADESLQAMTAVEGYRVRFRAFCREQPGLLAETMQRKLAERHFLALQRRLRMLQSRSAAQRYAFFLAHMEPEIIAGTPAYQVASYLGITPESLSRVKADLEKYQGGPAPPEAG; encoded by the coding sequence ATGAACACAACCACCGCGCAACCCACTGCCGCGCAGCTGGCGGCCTATCTCGGTCAGTGGGTGGCTGTGGACGAGCAGGTTGCGGCGCCGCTGTTGCGCCACCTGCGGCCGTGCCGCTACGAGCGCGGCGAGCATTTCTTCCAGATCGGCGACACCGTCGACGAGCTGGTGCTGCTCCGCGACGGGCTGGTGCGCAGCTACTACCTGCACGACGACCGCGAAGTGAATCTGCGTCTGCTGTCGGCACCGGCGGCCGCCATGCCCTACAACAGCTATCTGACACAGACGCCGGCCGACGAGAGCCTGCAGGCCATGACGGCCGTGGAAGGCTATCGCGTGCGCTTCCGCGCCTTCTGCCGCGAGCAGCCGGGCCTGCTCGCCGAAACCATGCAGCGCAAGCTGGCGGAGCGTCACTTTCTAGCGCTGCAACGCCGACTGCGCATGCTGCAGTCGCGCAGCGCCGCCCAGCGCTACGCCTTCTTCCTCGCGCACATGGAGCCGGAGATCATCGCCGGCACGCCGGCCTATCAGGTGGCTTCCTATCTGGGCATCACCCCGGAGTCGCTGAGCCGCGTGAAGGCCGATCTTGAGAAATATCAAGGCGGGCCGGCGCCGCCGGAGGCAGGCTGA
- a CDS encoding addiction module protein encodes MSRPIEALEAELLRLPTAERARLLDRVVASLDVDKARDEAWDRVAAERDAELDTGSVAPMTGAATIARLRQQLD; translated from the coding sequence ATGTCTCGACCCATCGAAGCACTGGAAGCCGAGCTGCTCCGCCTGCCCACAGCAGAGCGCGCGCGGTTGCTCGACCGGGTTGTGGCCAGCCTGGATGTCGACAAGGCGCGCGACGAGGCCTGGGACCGCGTCGCCGCGGAGCGAGATGCGGAGCTGGACACGGGCTCGGTCGCTCCGATGACGGGGGCCGCTACCATCGCTCGCCTGCGGCAGCAACTGGATTGA
- the fmt gene encoding methionyl-tRNA formyltransferase, whose translation MRLAFAGTPDFAVPALDALHNAGHTVAAVFSQPDRPAGRGRKLAPSPVAARAEALGLAVHKPERFDAEAQAGLAAAEVEAMVVVAYGLILPEAALAIPRLGCLNIHASLLPRWRGAAPIQRAIEAGDEHTGVCIMQMEAGLDTGPVWRRASVPIGAADTAGSLHDRLAALGAREVVAALADIAAGKVSPEPQPEAGVTYARKLDKAEARVDWREEAAHIAQRIRAFNPAPMAWTQLGETRLRLLHARGEGSGQQAAPGTVLHIGSAGVLVAAGQQAVRLTELQWPGGRALPAHEAANGRLSVGEVLQ comes from the coding sequence ATGCGGCTGGCCTTCGCCGGCACGCCGGATTTCGCGGTTCCCGCTCTCGACGCGCTTCACAACGCGGGCCATACCGTCGCTGCGGTTTTCAGCCAGCCGGACCGCCCCGCCGGCCGCGGGCGCAAGCTGGCGCCGTCGCCGGTGGCGGCGCGCGCCGAGGCGCTGGGTCTGGCCGTGCACAAGCCCGAGCGCTTCGATGCCGAAGCGCAGGCGGGCCTGGCCGCAGCGGAGGTCGAGGCCATGGTGGTCGTCGCCTATGGGCTGATCCTTCCCGAGGCGGCACTCGCCATTCCGCGGCTCGGCTGCCTCAACATCCACGCCAGCCTGCTTCCGCGCTGGCGCGGCGCCGCGCCCATCCAGCGCGCCATCGAGGCGGGTGACGAGCACACTGGCGTCTGCATCATGCAGATGGAAGCCGGCCTCGATACCGGTCCGGTCTGGCGACGCGCCAGTGTGCCCATCGGCGCCGCCGACACCGCCGGCAGCCTGCATGATCGGCTGGCGGCGCTGGGCGCGCGCGAGGTCGTCGCCGCGCTGGCCGATATCGCCGCCGGCAAAGTCAGCCCCGAGCCGCAGCCGGAGGCCGGCGTTACCTATGCGCGCAAGCTCGACAAGGCCGAGGCCCGTGTCGATTGGCGCGAGGAGGCGGCGCATATCGCGCAACGTATCCGCGCCTTCAATCCGGCGCCGATGGCCTGGACGCAGCTGGGCGAGACGCGACTGCGCCTGCTGCACGCCCGCGGCGAAGGCTCCGGCCAGCAGGCCGCTCCGGGCACAGTGCTGCATATCGGCAGCGCCGGCGTGCTGGTCGCCGCCGGCCAGCAGGCGGTACGGCTCACCGAGCTGCAATGGCCGGGTGGTCGCGCGCTACCGGCACACGAAGCCGCCAATGGCCGGCTGAGCGTCGGCGAGGTGTTGCAATGA
- a CDS encoding YciI family protein produces MKYLCLVYTAEAAEHAAPDAPHDDECAANLDALKASGHLLLGQPLQPVCTATTVRKRDGRVSVTDGPFAETKEQLAGFILIEARDLNDAIQVAARIPTARTGSIEVRPVRQLMAGTAAA; encoded by the coding sequence ATGAAATATCTCTGCCTGGTCTACACCGCTGAAGCTGCGGAGCATGCGGCGCCGGACGCGCCTCACGACGACGAGTGCGCCGCCAACCTCGATGCGCTGAAGGCGAGCGGGCATTTGCTGCTCGGGCAGCCGCTGCAGCCGGTATGCACGGCGACCACCGTGCGCAAGCGCGACGGCCGCGTCTCGGTCACCGACGGTCCCTTTGCCGAGACCAAGGAGCAGCTCGCCGGCTTCATTCTCATCGAAGCGCGCGATCTCAATGACGCCATCCAGGTGGCCGCGCGCATTCCGACGGCGCGCACAGGCAGCATCGAGGTGCGGCCGGTGCGCCAGCTGATGGCCGGGACGGCGGCGGCCTGA